Proteins encoded by one window of Actinocorallia herbida:
- a CDS encoding beta-ketoacyl-[acyl-carrier-protein] synthase family protein has protein sequence MREAVVTGLGATTPLGGDLPSTWAALLAGKSGVTLIEDEWAAEIPSRIAGRLLVEPTESIPRHEARRLDRVEQMALVASREAWKDAGEPEVDPVRLAVVIGTGIGGAITMLEQYEMILDGKARRVSPNTIPMLMPNGPSAYVSMELGAKGGARTPVSACAAGAEAIAFAADLIRLNKADVVVTGGAEACVHHLTMTAFAQMRALSTRNDSPATASRPFDVTRDGFVMGEGAAVIVLESEEFAKARGARIHGRVAGSGITSSAAHITASDPEGQTRAIGMALTDAGLTPLDIDHVHAHATSTPQGDVAEAEAIATALGTHPVVTATKSMTGHLIGASGALGAMSAMLSVRDGIIPAVLNLNEIDPEIKVDVAVGAPRETQVRAAVANSFGFGGHNVSLVFTP, from the coding sequence ATGCGTGAAGCCGTCGTCACCGGCCTCGGCGCGACCACCCCGCTGGGCGGTGACCTGCCCTCGACGTGGGCGGCGCTGCTCGCGGGCAAGTCGGGCGTGACCCTCATCGAGGACGAGTGGGCCGCCGAGATTCCCTCGAGGATCGCCGGACGGCTGCTCGTCGAGCCGACCGAGTCGATCCCCCGGCACGAGGCCCGCCGCCTCGACCGCGTCGAGCAGATGGCCCTGGTCGCCTCCCGCGAGGCCTGGAAGGACGCGGGCGAGCCCGAGGTCGACCCGGTGCGCCTGGCCGTCGTGATCGGCACCGGCATCGGCGGCGCGATCACCATGCTCGAGCAGTACGAGATGATCCTCGACGGCAAGGCCCGCAGGGTCTCGCCGAACACGATCCCGATGCTCATGCCGAACGGGCCGTCCGCCTACGTCAGCATGGAGCTGGGCGCCAAGGGCGGCGCGCGGACCCCGGTGAGCGCCTGCGCCGCGGGGGCCGAGGCGATCGCCTTCGCCGCCGACCTCATCCGGCTGAACAAGGCCGACGTCGTCGTGACCGGTGGCGCCGAGGCCTGCGTCCACCACCTGACGATGACCGCGTTCGCCCAGATGCGGGCGCTGTCGACCCGCAACGACTCCCCCGCGACCGCCTCCCGCCCCTTCGACGTGACCCGCGACGGGTTCGTCATGGGCGAGGGCGCGGCCGTGATCGTCCTGGAGAGCGAGGAGTTCGCCAAGGCGCGCGGCGCCCGCATCCACGGCCGGGTCGCCGGCTCCGGGATCACCTCGAGCGCGGCGCACATCACCGCGTCCGACCCCGAGGGCCAGACCCGCGCGATCGGCATGGCGCTCACCGACGCCGGGCTCACCCCGCTGGACATCGACCACGTCCACGCGCACGCCACGTCGACCCCGCAGGGCGACGTCGCCGAGGCCGAGGCGATCGCGACGGCGCTCGGCACCCACCCGGTCGTCACCGCCACCAAGTCGATGACCGGCCACCTCATCGGCGCGAGCGGCGCGCTCGGCGCGATGAGCGCGATGCTCTCGGTCCGCGACGGGATCATCCCGGCCGTGCTGAACCTGAACGAGATCGACCCGGAGATCAAGGTGGACGTCGCCGTCGGCGCGCCCCGCGAGACGCAGGTCCGCGCGGCCGTCGCCAACAGCTTCGGCTTCGGCGGCCACAACGTCTCCCTGGTCTTCACCCCCTGA
- a CDS encoding NAD-dependent epimerase/dehydratase family protein, translated as MRVIVFGASGMVGHGALRACLRDDDVTEVVAVVRAPLPEAHPKVRQLVHTDFTDYSAVLDAFEGLDACLYCLGVSAAGLGETEYTRVTYDYALAAARALHAASPALTFVYVSGEGTDSTGKSRQMWARVKGRTENDLLAMPMPAYMFRPGYIQPVGGATSKTPLYRILYRLTGGLYPLLRRVFPRWVTTSDAVGSAMLAVTRLDGDGPKILRNPDINRLAEAAPDATPH; from the coding sequence ATGCGCGTCATCGTCTTCGGAGCGTCTGGAATGGTCGGGCACGGCGCGCTGCGCGCCTGCCTCCGCGACGACGACGTCACCGAGGTCGTCGCCGTCGTCCGGGCCCCGCTGCCCGAGGCGCATCCCAAGGTGCGGCAGCTCGTGCACACCGACTTCACCGACTACAGCGCGGTCCTGGACGCGTTCGAAGGGCTGGACGCCTGCCTGTACTGCCTCGGCGTCTCCGCCGCGGGACTCGGGGAGACGGAGTACACCCGGGTCACCTACGACTACGCCCTCGCCGCGGCCCGCGCGCTGCACGCCGCGAGCCCCGCGCTGACCTTCGTCTACGTCTCCGGCGAGGGCACCGACTCCACCGGCAAGAGCCGCCAGATGTGGGCCCGCGTCAAGGGCCGCACCGAGAACGACCTGCTCGCCATGCCGATGCCCGCGTACATGTTCCGCCCCGGCTACATCCAGCCGGTCGGCGGCGCGACCTCGAAGACCCCGCTCTATCGGATCCTGTACCGCCTCACCGGCGGCCTGTACCCGCTCCTGCGGCGGGTCTTCCCCCGCTGGGTCACCACCAGCGACGCCGTGGGGAGCGCCATGCTCGCCGTCACCCGCCTGGACGGCGACGGCCCCAAGATCCTGCGCAACCCCGACATCAACCGCCTCGCCGAGGCCGCGCCCGACGCGACGCCGCACTGA
- a CDS encoding TetR/AcrR family transcriptional regulator: MTEVRRERADAARNRREILRVTEELLARYRPEEISMEQVAAAAGVGKGTVFHRFGSRMGLMQALIQDRALALHDAVVSGPPPLGPDADPRSRLLAFLDGIVDVVARNKGLLAALGHAVTTTQHPRADDDHPVYRFWHGHLSMLLAELRPSLDAELVAHVLLSTLGNEPILRLLEKGEGERLAVTLRLMATTLLDA, translated from the coding sequence ATGACGGAAGTCAGACGCGAACGCGCCGACGCGGCCCGCAACCGCCGCGAGATCCTGCGCGTCACGGAGGAGCTCCTGGCCCGGTACCGCCCGGAAGAGATCTCCATGGAACAGGTCGCCGCGGCGGCGGGCGTCGGCAAAGGCACCGTGTTCCACCGCTTCGGCAGCCGCATGGGCCTCATGCAGGCCCTGATCCAGGACCGCGCGCTGGCCCTGCACGATGCCGTCGTCTCCGGCCCGCCTCCGCTGGGCCCCGACGCCGACCCCCGGTCGCGTCTCCTCGCGTTCCTCGACGGCATCGTGGACGTGGTGGCCCGCAACAAGGGCCTGCTCGCGGCCCTCGGCCACGCCGTCACCACCACCCAGCACCCCAGGGCGGACGACGACCATCCTGTCTACCGCTTCTGGCACGGCCACCTCAGCATGTTGCTCGCCGAGCTGCGCCCCTCGCTGGATGCCGAGCTGGTGGCGCACGTCCTGTTGTCGACGCTGGGCAATGAGCCCATTCTGCGACTCCTGGAGAAGGGAGAGGGGGAACGGCTGGCGGTCACCTTGCGGCTGATGGCTACGACCCTGCTGGATGCGTGA
- a CDS encoding erythromycin esterase family protein, whose protein sequence is MTKTGEERAAVLAWIEERSRPVASVDPAAPLDDLRPLLSMVGDASVVGYGAGTRGAHELFDLQTRIARLLVEEGGFRAVAFEVDRGFGLRLDEYVRTGEGDLRALLKAAPPFTATEEVFGLLTWMRAFNRDHRERPVRLVGLAPHALDVALHDEIVDHLRTVAPSRAREVADLYAGLRPGPDEGPWAYVGRVRSGADRGAWARRARAAHALVAELTTDSRMVWNAALIVQFHEFHDHDPSPNDPHHMACLERCFAENLTWWQGHLGEKVLWWTSSSHSSNGPGRAMSFPPAPPRTLPNAGGFLRERLGSGYVSIGLTFREGELASYTEAGDHRVPEAAPELFESYLGPGDFLLDLRGSRPPAVAAWLARTARFRAIGPVYDPANDAAHHMTGGAPADWFDVLLHLHHVTPARRLP, encoded by the coding sequence ATGACGAAAACGGGAGAAGAACGCGCGGCCGTCCTCGCCTGGATCGAGGAGCGGTCGCGGCCGGTGGCCTCGGTGGACCCTGCGGCCCCTCTCGACGACCTCCGGCCGCTGCTGTCGATGGTCGGCGACGCGTCGGTCGTCGGCTACGGGGCCGGGACGCGCGGCGCGCACGAGCTGTTCGACCTCCAGACGCGGATCGCGCGGCTCCTGGTCGAGGAGGGCGGGTTCCGGGCCGTCGCGTTCGAGGTGGACCGGGGGTTCGGCCTCCGGCTCGACGAGTACGTCCGCACCGGCGAAGGGGATCTGCGGGCCCTCCTGAAGGCGGCCCCGCCGTTCACCGCCACCGAGGAGGTCTTCGGCCTCCTCACCTGGATGCGCGCCTTCAACCGGGACCACCGGGAACGCCCGGTCCGTCTGGTCGGGCTGGCCCCGCACGCCCTCGACGTCGCGCTGCACGACGAGATCGTCGACCACCTGCGGACCGTCGCCCCTTCACGCGCGCGGGAGGTCGCGGATCTCTACGCCGGTCTCCGTCCCGGCCCGGACGAAGGCCCCTGGGCCTATGTGGGCCGGGTCCGGAGCGGCGCCGACCGAGGGGCCTGGGCGCGCCGCGCCCGCGCCGCCCACGCGCTGGTGGCCGAGCTGACGACGGACTCCCGGATGGTGTGGAACGCCGCCCTCATCGTCCAGTTCCATGAGTTCCACGACCACGACCCGTCGCCGAACGATCCGCACCACATGGCCTGCCTCGAACGGTGCTTCGCCGAGAACCTCACCTGGTGGCAGGGGCACCTCGGCGAGAAGGTCCTGTGGTGGACGTCCAGTTCGCACTCCTCCAACGGTCCGGGAAGGGCCATGAGCTTCCCGCCCGCGCCGCCCCGCACGCTGCCCAACGCGGGCGGATTCCTCCGTGAACGCCTCGGATCCGGCTATGTCTCGATCGGGCTGACCTTCCGGGAGGGTGAACTCGCCTCGTACACGGAGGCGGGCGACCACCGGGTCCCGGAGGCCGCCCCCGAACTCTTCGAGTCCTACCTCGGCCCCGGTGACTTCCTTCTCGACCTGCGCGGGTCCCGTCCCCCCGCCGTCGCCGCCTGGCTCGCCCGGACGGCCCGGTTCCGCGCCATCGGCCCCGTCTACGATCCCGCGAACGACGCGGCCCACCACATGACCGGCGGCGCGCCGGCCGACTGGTTCGACGTCCTCCTCCACCTCCACCACGTCACCCCTGCCCGTCGGCTCCCCTGA